The Festucalex cinctus isolate MCC-2025b chromosome 16, RoL_Fcin_1.0, whole genome shotgun sequence sequence GGTCTCCTACCTGCTCCTGGCGCTGCTCTGCGTCACCATCACCTTCCGCATCTACAAGTCGGTGGTCCAGGCCGTGCAGAAGTCCAGCGATGGCCACCCTTTCAAGTAAGCGCCCTCAGGTTTGCCTTTTTCATGTCGACACTGAGAATGAAGCGTGTGCCGGCAAGCTCCGAGGGCTATCACGTTTCCGACTGTTACACTTTGTTCCTGGCAGCGCCTGCTGCGTGACACGACCTCCACCCCCAGGGCGTTTATTTCGAGGCAAACCTTCCACTGTGTCAGCTGGGGGGTTCTGTTACGTTTGTAATACAGCCCCAAATCTTCCAATCACAGTTGACTGTGACCAAATCCAccctttttctttcttattttaGTCGCCAAAGCAGCTGTcgccaagcttttttttttttggaccagtGCTAGTGAGCTCATCTATTCCTCCTCCCTGCAGATCACTGATAGATAAGGATGTCAGCATTCCCTCAGAGACCTTCCGCAAGCACGTGGACACCAGCCTGACCTACATTAACCGAGCCCTGAAGCAGATGAGCCGCCTCTTCCTGGTCGAGGACCTCGTGGACTCCCTGAAGGTGAGCCGCTGAAGATGCAATCAAACATTACCTCAGGTTAAAAAAGTGAGTTGTGAGTGTGTTGGTTCAGCTTACTAAGACCAGTACTGTACAGAAACTGAATGAGTGGCTAAAAAGCCTCACAACTTCCTTGCAGAACTCGAGTTATACACATTCAGAACTTACAACAATGTCAACACCAAACAAAACTGCAGGGTTgctgtaatataaaaaaaaataataataatggcttTACTGATGACTGGTTTGAATTTACTGAGACCTTGTGACTTTTTGTAAACTTGAAGATTCCAACTTGAGACGTATGACTTTGGAATGCTCAATTTAGCTCCAATTCATCTAAAGACTTGCAGAATGTTCCTTAAATCTAATCAATATGTGGGTAATGAGATTGATACGATTAGCTCCTTATTGACAATTTCTAGCACATGAACATGATTTTGAAAACGACGACAACTTGCTGAGTTTGTGCTTCCTCCTTGTCTAGTTGGCCGTGGTCATGTGGCTGCTGACGTACGTCGGCGCCGTCTTTAATGGCATCACCATCCTCATTCTCGGTGAGACTACATCGCTGTTCTCAAGTGCACCGCTGATTTATCGACTTAATTCAATCTCAAACAAATTAGTGAACATCATGTGCTCTCTAATTATCATATAcggcgggaatgctgaaaaataaatctgttttttttttttttttttttttttcctactgtcCGATATTGGTtatcacgtttttgttttttttaattgtttattgtttttaaccCGCCATTTTTAAAGCATCTGTATTAAAAAAGGGTACTTAAAAAGGGTACttcaacattttatttacatgaagtactgtcaataaaaaaaaaaagaaaaagaaaaatattaaagCAAGATCATCGCTTTAGCAGCAGCCGATAATCAGATCTTTTCTGATTCAAATCAATTCATTTCACtcgttaaaataaaagaaatgaaaggggacaggaAGAAGTAAAACGTGTTTTGTCTGCCTCTAatcagcacacaaaaaaaaagaatcaacacaaaattaatGACAGCAAGCAGTTAAGACGCTTTTTGTGTTACAATACTACcaaataattcaactgcatgtccttTTGCTATAtatgctatatatatttttttgcagtaaatatgcttttatacatttttttaaaaatacaaatagattgagaagattttgttttacaatccaaattgttccacagactgacaccttgagttgaaatacatcgttttttttgttttgttctgtatttaggtttagaaaaaacgtatgttcctcttaatttatactcactgtCCCTTTTTGTAAATCTCGTTTGTATATTATCTGGTAGAATTTCGTGgtgggctttatacattattttaaggcggttaaactcccatcaattcattaaattttaaagtctttagttgtataaataatggatttgtgtggtctctgtatccacaaccaaAAATGACATGCATAGCACATTTCTGTATAAGAAAAATGCGTTCGGTGTAAGTTTTGCCAGTacacccccacacttcaatgcaatatgtcaggtatggaacaatcaaagaattatataacaataacaaagcatccTTGTTCAATGATTCTTCAACCTTGTGTAAAACAGCTACAGTTTGGAATACCTTAAATTTAACATATTCTATATGTGATTTGCATGTTAAATGTTCATCAGTAATAATACCTAGAAACCTTATTCAATTTGTCCTTTCTATTTCCATTCCCTGCACTCTCAGTTACTTCAATATCCATATATATACAACTGAATATCATAAATCtggttttattaatatttattgacAGTCGGTTGGCATTGAACCACTTCATAATATTCTTAAACTCTTTCTATATTACatgtaatacattttatatatttttttccaagcatAAAATACAgtggtgtcatctgcaaacaaaatacatttaaacaatttCGAAATGGTTGGAATATCATTCACATAAAGAAGAATAAGTACTggccccagaattgatccctggggtACCCCACAAGTTACATAACTGTTTTAATGGCCTATTATTAAATTTAACATattccattttttaaataactggcAACCCATTGGTGTGTGacacctcttataccatatttaaaCAATTTGTATAATAATATTTCATGATCTAAGGATTTTATCAGAAAGTTCCAAAATCAGATTTTCTGACTTGTTTGTCATTCTCCGCAGCGGACATCCTGCTCTTCGCCATCCCACCCATCTACGAGAAGAACAAGGTGATTGTCCGACATCGCACTCATGTTCACTCATATTCAGAGATGGGCGCGTCATTAAATTTTGCTGGGCTTCCCGTCCATCGTCGTCAGTTGCTCATTATTTCAAGCTGATCAAATCTGTCATCGCTGAAGTACAATTAATCGCTGctatttttccataaaatgttcacaatattattttttatgtatttattattttaattaattaattaatttatattatttattattttatttatttatttatttattattttctccgTATTAATTCATGGTTCGTTTGCCATTGTTTTAGCAGATTAGTTTATTGCTTATTTGTTAAATACATGAGAAgaggacttttaaaaaaatcacttaaatcacaatattgagagaaaaacaattatttttcaaaattgttgctCCCTAGTCGAAATGACGCAGTCACTCTTGTCAGGGTTGAGCTCACCCGAGGCTCTCTGTATGCGTCGTTTGTTGTCCACGCTCACAAAAAAAGGCCCCGCTTGTTCTGTCCTCAGACGCAGATCGACCAGTACGTGGACCTGGCCCGTACCCAAATCAACAACACGATCGGCAAGTAAGTGCCGCAGCCCCGCCGCGTCGTGCCGCGCCGTGCCGTAGCGTAGTGCCGCCGTCTTGAGGGTTTAACCGCAAATATCTTGCTGTTTCCCCCAGGTTGCAGGAGAAACTCCCCGGCGCCGTCAAGCGCAGCAAAACCGAATGATCCGttaaaaaacgaaacaaacaaaaaaaagaaaatcctccCAGTTCATTTCCATCATAGACTCCCCAAGCACCACCCGTCTACACTGAACcttatagaaagaaaaaaaaatctctatttAATGTCAGAACTACTGCGCTATTGTACCAGAACGTGAACTAGACTGAATCTCTGGCCTGGGTGCATGCGAGCAAAATGTCTGTACTAAAAACCGCACCATTTCCCTTTTaccatttaaaaagtgcatctaTTAATACTAACCTTGTCCTCGGCGTCATTGTGGCTATTCTCGTCGCTCTGCGTAGActgtcctcatttttttttttttttttttttttgtagaagcgGGTTTGCCTGACGTTCACATGTGTTCCTGCACTGATCTTTTATTCTGAAAACGCCGCCAAGCGGGTTGAAGTCACAACAATAAAAGCTTTTGCAACACTCAGCCGGCTGTGGTGATTTAGTCTAGTTCACACGAGCCTCACTCGTATGGCGAGTCGTCGGAGCATTTATTATTCCACTTTCTTCTAGTGCATGGATTGGCCGTGTACTAGTTAACGCTGTATAACAATGCAGTGCACTAGAAGAATGGCTGTCTTACTAATGATGTTTTATTTCTGTTATTGTATGACATGTCTTTGCACTACTGTGACAGTTTTGTGCACTAGTAGTTCTGTGCTACtagtaacacaaaaaaaatctactagTTAACAGTAATTAGGCTTTAATGGTACTAGTAGCGCACAAATACGGCAAACCACTTGAGCATTCGATATCCTACCAGTGTGCTGAATTATTGAATTGCTAGTACACTCTTTGTCCTTGCAGTGAGAAAATTCGGCACACTACTAGAACgacatttacattatttttttttttaactcttggaATAATTCTGTGCACTCTTAGAATGTGTTCCTAGTGAGCCAAAATTGCTCCAGTTGGCAACTTTGCTACTTGTACTACTATTGTGACATTAGATTCTACTATAAGAATTTTCTCAATCCTCACTAGTAAGGTAATTTACAGCACTAGTAGACGCAACTACGACGTACTATtagaacttctttttttttaaactggtgaTGTTTTTCCTACATTTATGCACACTAGTAGAACAACTATAAAACAACCACGTGTTACTGTTGTGCTCTATATGTCATCTACACACTACTATTAGTGCAGCACAAAATTATAACTAGtagaatttggacaattttagcaCACTAGTAGGATATCGGCTCTGTCTTGCCATACGTAGAAGTGGCATGTAGTACTAGTGCGCATAAATGTCATAcagtggtggaaagaaaatgtttctaCTAAGATGTGGTTGTTCTAGTAGTGAGGTACCGGTAATCTTTCTTACTTGTGAGGACAAAGAGTGTACTAGTAAAATAAATGCTTTCTGTACACTTGTGCATGTATATATTCAACTTACTACTACGGTAATTCTAAAGACGTGGCAATTAAATCATTGCAATTTTAAGATGCGATAATAGTGTGTGTAGCTTTTTGGAGGTCTTTTAgtagttttggtttttttttttgtcatcacatTTTTGCAGTTCTTGCATAGTTCTCACCCATATTCCGagttttattgtcatttttgtatTGCCAGTGGTGTTCGTATCGTCGTGCGTTGGAGCTCTGAAGGAAAACGAGACGTGTTTCTAGTTGATCACCCGCGACGTTTAATGATTTTTACCGGTGCGACATTCCCCCCGCTATGCATGCCCACGGATGTCTTGTTCGACCGACTCCCCCCTTTCCTGCTATCTTGTCATTTGGCCTCGATTCAAGCACTAGTTCCTGTTTCTCCTTTTGTGTACGATATAATGAATGAAGCCGCTTTGCGCAAAGCATGCTGATTTTCATCGGGTCTGGGGAGAGTTTGTGTGCGTGAGACAGGAGTGCCGTGTTTCTTTTGTTGCTCTTGATGTTCTCTTAACATGTTCTGTTAGCTATTAtggttctacttttttttttttttttttttggcgaatGATGTCACAGGAGAGAGAAAATAAATGGGGAGGGAAGCACTATGTGGTCTCTGTACTCATGTTCAagtgaaatgaataaaaacacataaaagGACTGTTGGTTTctgatgttttgtttcaaaaatgTGATGTATAAACAAATGCTGTACCACTAGATGGGAGGAGGTACATCATTAGCCCAGAGAGTCTGGCCAACTGAAAACACGGACGCCATGTTGTTACCCTCGGCGACAGGGTGGGGCGTGCGCTCAAGCGTGTAGCGCGCGAGCATGGCTATCGTTTTGTACGCAAAATAACTTTCACAAACTAGGGGGACAGTTTTATCTTTTTTAACATTTGATGTATTTAACAAGCTGATAATATACACTGCATGTATGCTATAGGCTGTTACTAGTAGATTGTATATTTATTGTACATGGATTTTGATTTTCAGTGTTGTGAATTCTGGAAATGTATCAGTGTTCAGAACACAATATGATCAAATAAGAGATCTGATTACATCTATTTGCTTTATCTCCTGTCTTTGACTCTTGATATAACAAGCAAGATAATACCAATTTTTCATGGTACCAATGAATGTATAACAGGTTCCTCAATAATGTTTGTCATAATTAATATATGGTCCTAAATTTAAATTTGAACGTGATTTCAGTGCACCTGACAACCAAATGTCATAtttccttttgattttttatcaatggctttcaattgtgcatgtacaatatttttagaacttttatttacaaaacaaaatccaCAACTCATTTCCACATTATGGGCTCTGTTTTATTAAGAGATAAAATCGATCATTTTTAAGTCCATTCACTTTGTACAGGCTTataattaaaatcaattatatttttattttcaatgataacTCTTGATAAAAGGTTGAAGGCTGTGTTGTGCAGTGCCACCTACTTCAAATCGTGTTATTTTACTTTACACAACAGTGAAGTGTTACTTGCTTTCCAGTCCCCTCATTTGACTTTCCAATGAACCGATGCAGCATAATAGCGCTGCCTGTTCGACGTGAGCAACGCCATGCAGAGCAAAAAGGCATGGATTCTGAAATCGCAGCAGCAGGGTAACAACATGGCGTCCCTAtctcatgtgaccagcagttgaccaatcacagcgtagtaccTCTGAAACAGTTGGCCAAACTGTATCACCAATAGTGCTGCATTCGAGGGTGGTCGGAAGTTGGACTTTTCCGAATTCAAAccaagtgtgtacgggaacgcccccttacagccatccattttcttgaccgcttttcctcacaagggtcgcgggggcgctggagcctatcccagccagctctggaactcggaaattccacttgcgaagttggAAAAGAAGAAGGACCCCGAGTTCACCGATGGACTGCAAGTGACGTACACAGattgtgaatggtaaaacaatttacttgagcataaaactagatagctttcttcctTAACACAACGTACGGGACAGTATGTCGCTATCTcgcggtgaactactgaactgtgtggaatgcttatgaaataagataaaaaaaaaaataatagaaaacaataaatgaagcaaaattacaaaaaggtaagttttctgcaggtaaaaaaaaatagttttaagaaccaaaacaaaaaacaatttatcactatccgccattttggttgtttactttcccctcgaacgctttcaggtcgaaactaggaaaaaacaactctgatatatccgccttccgaccatcctcgaatgcagcaacacttcctggtttgaactcggaaaagtccgacttccgaccatcctcgaatgcagcataagtcaTATGTCACGTGTATATCGGGTAAGTCACTTCATCACTTTTCAGTAtactttttctaacaaaaaacaaaagttaaataTGGGCCTTGGTTCAGTAAAGGTGGGGAAACACTGAAGAATCATCCAAAATGCATTTGTTGTCGCGTTTGACGCCAATATGATGTGTTTCATAACAGGACCAAAGTCATAAATCATGAACGGCGGCTAACAGGAGTGTGGACAACTAGGCGTGCAGCGttgcattgtgggtaaggctGCTTCCATCGCTAAAGGGCAATTTGGAgcaaacaattttgaaaaaagtACATTAGTCTTGTGGATTTGGGTTGTAGAGAAGGAAAACAGGCAtgaatttattgtattatttaatcAAAGGTGACATTGAGGTCAAGCACAGGTAACAAAAACGCTGACAATTCATTCTCAtttcaaatgagttaagtgcttGATGTGGACCAATGAACAATTTTGCTCATGTCACATCTTTCCCACATTAAGTGCTGCTGTCTGGAAAACAAATTAagtgccgtttttttttcttctgtttttaccAACACATATTTCAAGTTTTCACTGAAAACTTTCCAAATTTGTCACATACACTCACACCAGTCTTTCATCTGACCCGATTGAAACGCAAGCACAATCCCTGAGATTTTCCAGGTTGACAATTGTTCAAAAGTTCCGCACGCCGGCTTGGAAATGTGACTCATGCGTTTAGTCCGAGCCGAAGTGCAAGTGCTCATCCGTCCTTTCTCCTATCGTGCTTGTCCTCCTTAGGGAGTGAGAGGCGtcctacaccctggactggtcgccggccaatcacaggacacatACTCGTGCATCCGGAAAGTATTCATGTAATTATGAGATGTTTGGGGcacaattttaagggaaaaaatgtaataatgtgaaaaaaaagtatagcgcTGCACGTACTTTTCGGATGCACTGTATTTCTCGTGAATGAAGCGCTCCCCTCAAATCGGGTCCTCTCTATGTGGCAAAGAGCCCCATGTCGGTGCGCGCGTGATCCCCGGCGAGGAAGCAGTCGTCAGCGTGCACGAAGCGTCCGGCGTCGCGGTCGTAGGCGAGCGCGGCGCCGCGCCTGTCGTCCTCACCGTAGCGCAGCGACTGCGCGTGCACCTGCTGGATGTGGCGTTTGATGGTGCTCACCTTCAGCGTGGCCAGCGCCGCGCCGCATACCATGCAGATGAGCCCGTGCCGCCGGCAGTCGTAGTCCATCAGGAAGTCTGTGCGCCAGCGCACCTGGTAGTTCCGCCGCTGGTCCTTGCCCGGGTAGTGGCCGTGACGCGGGATAGCGTCCTTGGCCGTGTCCTTGACTCCTCCGTCGtcatcgtcctcctcctcctcttccccctcgtcctcttcttctttcacTGCCAGTTTGATGTCAGGGGAGTCGTCCTCATTCGGGCCTCCGCTGGTATTTAGGGCATCGGCGTCACTTGTGCTGATTTCTGCAGATTCAGGAAGTCAGCATTGAGACAGAGGAAAGGTGCTTTTGTGGTTgcacacaacaaaaacaggaacaTCAAAATGACATCGAGCCAATAAAAGTACgtaccagtgttaattttgacaagacattttaatttagttttatagtcttttgactattCAAGTTTTAGttgtaatttagtcatctgattgtggGAATACCGAAAGCATTCccacgttatttttatttttattctcacttttttgCCAAGAAAcagctcccacataatactgccaatttacactgttcaaatttcaactagtttcaaaaattcacgcctcccggggtatatatcatctaaTTCCACAGTActaacagtatttgcacaatttaacttgtaatatcaacttttcctcattcattttcaatgggacagtcattgaaatttttgtatcactttccacgcccacttccatatatatatataacttatcatcattaccaggtgtcttacactgctcggtggcacagttggtaaagtccattgcccagtaaccaggaggtcataatttcataatctatctctcaatttacttcataagcattccacatgcattcaaatcttagcattcagctattagcattcggctttcagcattcccacgcaattcctccagaaattgcacttagtctagttcattaaaaataaagttaaaaaaaatccatcaatatATTGAATTTGAGAGGATTTGATCATTATTGTCATTACATTTTTTCACGTTACAGCCTGTTTTGCAAATGgaataattttattaaaaaattgttAAACCTCATCATGAgaacacgtttttgttttttgcaaacatgtaaaaaaatacgAAACCATACACTGACCGTCTTAGCTCATTTGTCACcttcactttttccacattttgttatGACACAGCCTTTATCACACatggaataaataaaatgcttaaATTCTGCAAATAACTTAAAATTACAATgtgaaatgttttgaattttgtaggtaaataattttaaaataaaacaaaaaacaaaaactaggaAGTCTGCTCATTATTGCCATGTTGTTTTTCGAGCTAGCAACAAGCGACTCTTTTCAACTTTCATGTCTATCATCTCTTTGAACCGAGTCCCCtacttaaatatatatatatatataaaaagatgAAATTTCAAGATGAACTAAAAATGCATGACAATCTTTATGGGTGAACTAACGAAGTTTATGGGTGAACTAACCAGTAACTAGAACTAGTAATTACAGTCTGACTGTGAATCTACGTTTTAGTGTTCATTCATCTCACCGTCTTGTGCGAGGATGCCGTCGGCACAGTACTCTTTGGTCCAGGCGGCCGCCGCGGCTTCCCGTTCTTTCTGGCTCAGGCTTAGCGTCTCGGGATGACATTCCTGGATGTGGTTGCGGAAGCTTCGCACTTGGGTTCCGCGCAGCAACTGAGCGCACACCATGCAGTAGACGCGTCGGCCCCTGGGCCCGTACGCCACCAGGTAGTCGAGGCGCAGCTGCCACGATTCGCCGCACGCGCCTCGGCGCCGCTTCTTGCGGGCGGGGCCCTCCACGCCGCCGTCCTCGCCGATCAGACGCGTGTCCCCAGACGGTGAGGCGGCCCGGTTGCCGCCATTGGCGTCGTCTTTGGCGTTTGCTTCTGATTGGATCGAGTTCTCTGACTCATCTGTCGCGAACAATAGACAAAgagaaatagatttttttatttttttttattttattgtatttttcagttaactccaactgtggtgtcattaatAACCAGCTTAGaggacgcttagggacaacagaataacatacgctacacacttgctagttgctaatgctacgcaagcaaaatggtgcattcagggtactgtCATAGCGTCGAAAACTTCAGTTTCCTTCGATAACATTGTAAGGCGAAACTAATAGGCTATTTGGCCCAATTCGTCGATTGTTTTGGATGATGTTTGAACGCCAATAATCGGTTGGGCCctagttttaactcattcactgccaatgacggccATAGACGTCATAGATCAATTTTAATTCGTACAGGGGTGACACTCACCGTGAGTCTGAGCCCAGGCCTGTAGAACGCAGTGCTTCTGCTCGGAGGTGTAGACGAGCGAGTCGGGGTGGCGCTGGAGCACGTGGCTCTTGATGTGGTCCAGGTGCAGCGAGGGCAGCTGGCTACTGCACAGCATGCACAGCAGCCGGCCCGCCTCCGCGTCGTACTCCATCAGGAACTCCTGGCGGAACCACGCGTGCAGCGACGCGTTCAAGTAGCACTCCAGCGTACGGGCCTCCTCTGCCGACACCGCCGACGCAACACCTGCGTCCGCTGTCGCGCCGCCTGCATCGCCCGCCTCGGAAAGAGGAGAGAGGCTGCCCCCGTGCTGCGGCTCTGCCTCGGGTGCTGATGGGCAAAAAAACAATGCATATGTGACATTagctaaaaaatatttttgtattttgttgttgatgCAAATGGACTCACCGTCAGTGTCGCAAAACTCCTCGCCGTCCGCCTCTTGGTCCCCCCGAGGCGAAGGCTGGACAAGTGGCGCGCCAAGGCTCAGGTGGCTCTCCCAGCCGGTGCGGATGACCTCCTTGTCGGCGGCGCTCCACAGCAGCGAGTCGGGGTGCTTCTGGCGGATGTGGCGCTTGATGGTGCTCAGCTTGAGGGTGGCCAACGAGCTGCCGCACACCATGCAGATCATGCCGTGCCGCAGCGGGTCAAAATCCATCAGGTACTCGCTGCGCCAGTACTCGTGGTAGTAGCGCCGGTGGTCGCGGCCCGGGATGCGACTCAGGCCAGGCCGCGACGCCCGACGAACTTTGCGTCCCGACGGACCGGGCACCGGCGACAGGATCGGGGGCTGGTCCGGACCCTCGCTGATGCTCCAGTAGCTGGTGACAGGTGATCGGACCGGCCCCACCGAGCCTGCCTCGTACTCGTCATGGGCGGCGTGCCCGTTGGCGAGTGCATCCTCTGCTAAAAAGACACAACAAGCTTGGACTCAACATGGTATATTCAAGTTCTCAATTGTCTTTGTTCTTTCAAGgtagttggagcctatcccagatgactttgggcaagagacgaggtacaccctggattggtcgccagttgctcacagggcacacatagataaacaaccatccatacattttcagAAGGGATTCTAGTGAGCTGGAGTCTATTCCACGAATCCAAGTTTGAGTAAACTCAATCCAATAAGGGCAACTGTATAGAAAACTTGATTGGTGGTGTTGTACATGTTTCCTGCTAATGGTTCAGGGTGCATCccgcctctaaaaaaaaaagtaagcgaGATTAGACTC is a genomic window containing:
- the zfta gene encoding zinc finger translocation-associated protein, with amino-acid sequence MDDDDAAAVLRARPEPLSLTVRGEEEEEEAARGYSDSGAEDALANGHAAHDEYEAGSVGPVRSPVTSYWSISEGPDQPPILSPVPGPSGRKVRRASRPGLSRIPGRDHRRYYHEYWRSEYLMDFDPLRHGMICMVCGSSLATLKLSTIKRHIRQKHPDSLLWSAADKEVIRTGWESHLSLGAPLVQPSPRGDQEADGEEFCDTDAPEAEPQHGGSLSPLSEAGDAGGATADAGVASAVSAEEARTLECYLNASLHAWFRQEFLMEYDAEAGRLLCMLCSSQLPSLHLDHIKSHVLQRHPDSLVYTSEQKHCVLQAWAQTHDESENSIQSEANAKDDANGGNRAASPSGDTRLIGEDGGVEGPARKKRRRGACGESWQLRLDYLVAYGPRGRRVYCMVCAQLLRGTQVRSFRNHIQECHPETLSLSQKEREAAAAAWTKEYCADGILAQDEISTSDADALNTSGGPNEDDSPDIKLAVKEEEDEGEEEEEDDDDGGVKDTAKDAIPRHGHYPGKDQRRNYQVRWRTDFLMDYDCRRHGLICMVCGAALATLKVSTIKRHIQQVHAQSLRYGEDDRRGAALAYDRDAGRFVHADDCFLAGDHARTDMGLFAT
- the rtn3 gene encoding reticulon-3 isoform X3; protein product: MDPMTQSAQISSSQGLADGQNSALKETRPSDSFLSSSPVSLIQSSQVKDLIHWRDPKKSGLVFGLSMLVLLSLAAFSVISVVSYLLLALLCVTITFRIYKSVVQAVQKSSDGHPFKSLIDKDVSIPSETFRKHVDTSLTYINRALKQMSRLFLVEDLVDSLKLAVVMWLLTYVGAVFNGITILILADILLFAIPPIYEKNKTQIDQYVDLARTQINNTIGKLQEKLPGAVKRSKTE
- the rtn3 gene encoding reticulon-3 isoform X4, with the protein product MDPMTQSAQISSSQGLADGQNSALKETRPSVKDLIHWRDPKKSGLVFGLSMLVLLSLAAFSVISVVSYLLLALLCVTITFRIYKSVVQAVQKSSDGHPFKSLIDKDVSIPSETFRKHVDTSLTYINRALKQMSRLFLVEDLVDSLKLAVVMWLLTYVGAVFNGITILILADILLFAIPPIYEKNKTQIDQYVDLARTQINNTIGKLQEKLPGAVKRSKTE